GACGCCCAGCCGGAGAAGGACGCCGATACGCCTGAGGCCGCCGACCCGGCCGCCGTGAGCCTTGGCGAGTCCCTCGCGCGCGCCGCCCGGAAGTCGGGGCTCGGCGAGCTGGCGGACGCCCAGACGCCGACCGGGACCGCGCTGCTGGCCGCGCTGGGCGGGGTGCGCGGACTGCTCGAGACGGTCCTGCCGGGGCTGGTGTTCCTCGTCCTGTTCACCTTCACCGCCAACGTCCCGCTCTCGATCGGCTTCTCGGTCGCCGTCGCGTTGGTGTTCACGATCGTCCGGATCGCTGGCAAGACGCCGGTGACGCAGGCGATGGCCGGGCTGATCGGCGTCGGGGTGTCCGCCATCCTGGCGCTCATCACGGGGCGTGGTGAGGACAACTTCATCCTCGGGATCTGGACGAACGCCGCGTACGCCGCCGCTCTGCTGATCTCCATCGTCGTGCGCTGGCCGCTGATCGGGCTCGCCGCGGGCTACCTGATGGGCGACGGGCTCGCCTGGCGGTCGGTCAAGAGCAGGTTCCGGGTGATGCAGGCGCTCACGTTCCTCTGGTTTCTGCTGTTCGCGGCGCGGCTGCTCGTGCAGGTGCCCCTGTACCTGGCGCACACGGACGAGGCGACGAGCGCTCTGGGGCTCGCGAAGCTGCTGATGGGAGTCCCGCTCTACGCGCCTCTGCTGCTCGTGACCTGGTTCGTGGTGAAGGGGCAGTTCCCGCGCCAACCGGCCCGTCCGGCATAACGGCCGACGCGGGAAGCCGAAAAGAGAAAAAAGAAGGGCGCGAGGGATGCTCGACGTACGGATCAGGGACGGACTGACGGCCGCTCAGGTCGCCGAGCGGCACGCGGACGGCCGGGTCAACTCTCAGCACCAGCCGACTTCGCGTTCGATCGCCGATATCCTGCGCGAGAACGTCTTCACGCTCTTCAACGGCATCCTGACCGTCTGTTTCGTTGCGGTGGTGCTGCTCGGTGACCTCCGCGACGGCTTCTTCTACGGCGTCGTCGTCGTGAACGCGCTCATCGGAATCGTGCAGGAGGTGCGGGCGAAGGTCGTCCTCGACCGGGCGGCGCTGCTCGCCGCTCCCGCGAGCCGGGTGCGCCGCGACGGCGAAGTGAGGTCTGTCCCGCTGGCCGAGGTCGTGCTGGACGATCTGCTCGTGCTGCGGCCCGGCGACCAGATCCCGGCCGACGCGGTGGTCGCCGAGAGCACCGGGCTCTCGCTGGATGAGTCGATGCTCACCGGTGAGTCAGACTCTGTCTTCAAGGACGCCGGCGCGCAGCTGCTGTCGGGCTCGCATGTGACGACCGGCACCGGTTACGCGATCGTCACGGCGGTCGGCGCCGACTCGTACGCGAGCCGGCTGACCAGCCAGATCCGGCGGCACTCGCTTGTCCACTCGGAGCTCCGGCACGCGACCAACCGCATCCTGGTCGCCCTCTCCTGGATACTCGGTCCCGTCATCCTGATCACACTCGTCGGGCGGGTGCTTGCGTACGGCGGTTGGTCGCAGTTGTTCCTGGACGAGCGCTGGCGGCAGGCGCTTCTGGACGCGGTGGCCGCGGTGATCGGAATGATCCCGGAGGGGCTCGTGCTGCTCACGAGCCTCGCTTTCGGTGTCGCGGCGATTCAGCTCGCGGCGAGCAAGGTCTTGGTTCAGGAGCTCGCCGCCGTTGAGGTGCTGGCGCGCGTCGACGTGCTGTGCCTGGACAAGACCGGGACGCTGACGAGCGGCGAACTGGTGCTGGAAGGCACGGAGCCGCTGGACGGGAGCGTGCCCGGAGAGCTGGCGGAGGTGGCGCTCGCCGCCTTCGGCGCGGACGACACGGGGAACGCGACCTCCGGTATCCTGGCCACACGCTTCGTCAGCGACCGCTTCCGGGTAGAGCGTCGAATCCCGTTCAGCTCCGCGACCAAGTATTCTGGGCTTGAGATGCGCGTCGGCGACGAGCGCAGCTCGTGGGTGCTCGGAGCTCCCGAGCGCGTGCTGGCCGCTCACGAGGCCGAGCTGGCGCGCGCGACCGCGATCGCGGCGACGGGACGGCGCACCCTCGCTCTCGCGCGGGTCGCCGGCGAACTGCCGCACGGACCACACCCGCCTCCCGCGCCGACGGGCGTCCCCGTCGAACCGGCGCTCCTGGTCGTTCTCGGCGAGACGCTCCGGCCGGAGGCGGCGGAGACGCTCGGGTACTTCGGGAAACAGGATGTCCGGGTCGTCGTCCTCTCCGGTGACAGCCCTGTGACCGTCGGCGCCATCGCGGGGGCGCTCGACCTGGAGGGCGAGGCGGTGGATGCCACGACGCTGACCGACGACGTCGCGCTCGCCGAGGCGCTCGGCCGTGCCGACATCTTCGGCCGGGTGAGTCCCGAGCAGAAGCGAAAGGCCGTCGGTATCCTGAAGGAGCAGGGCCGTACGGTCGCGATGACCGGCGACGGCGTCAACGACGCGATGGCGATCAAGGACGCGAGCCTCGGGATCGCGATGGGCACGGCGACCGCCGCGACCAAGGCGGTCTCCCGGCTGGTCTTGCTCGACAACCGGTTCGACCGGCTGCCGGGCGTGCTTGCCTCCGGGCGGCGGGTGATCGCGAATGTGGAGCGGGTCTCGAACATCTTCTTGGCCAAGACCGTGTACG
Above is a genomic segment from Leifsonia xyli subsp. xyli str. CTCB07 containing:
- a CDS encoding DUF3159 domain-containing protein, translating into MTEHQDAQPEKDADTPEAADPAAVSLGESLARAARKSGLGELADAQTPTGTALLAALGGVRGLLETVLPGLVFLVLFTFTANVPLSIGFSVAVALVFTIVRIAGKTPVTQAMAGLIGVGVSAILALITGRGEDNFILGIWTNAAYAAALLISIVVRWPLIGLAAGYLMGDGLAWRSVKSRFRVMQALTFLWFLLFAARLLVQVPLYLAHTDEATSALGLAKLLMGVPLYAPLLLVTWFVVKGQFPRQPARPA
- a CDS encoding cation-translocating P-type ATPase encodes the protein MLDVRIRDGLTAAQVAERHADGRVNSQHQPTSRSIADILRENVFTLFNGILTVCFVAVVLLGDLRDGFFYGVVVVNALIGIVQEVRAKVVLDRAALLAAPASRVRRDGEVRSVPLAEVVLDDLLVLRPGDQIPADAVVAESTGLSLDESMLTGESDSVFKDAGAQLLSGSHVTTGTGYAIVTAVGADSYASRLTSQIRRHSLVHSELRHATNRILVALSWILGPVILITLVGRVLAYGGWSQLFLDERWRQALLDAVAAVIGMIPEGLVLLTSLAFGVAAIQLAASKVLVQELAAVEVLARVDVLCLDKTGTLTSGELVLEGTEPLDGSVPGELAEVALAAFGADDTGNATSGILATRFVSDRFRVERRIPFSSATKYSGLEMRVGDERSSWVLGAPERVLAAHEAELARATAIAATGRRTLALARVAGELPHGPHPPPAPTGVPVEPALLVVLGETLRPEAAETLGYFGKQDVRVVVLSGDSPVTVGAIAGALDLEGEAVDATTLTDDVALAEALGRADIFGRVSPEQKRKAVGILKEQGRTVAMTGDGVNDAMAIKDASLGIAMGTATAATKAVSRLVLLDNRFDRLPGVLASGRRVIANVERVSNIFLAKTVYGILLALISAAVLWPFPFLPRQLTLVSSLAIGIPSFFLALAPNKRIYTPGVLPRILKYSIPTGLIAGLTAVVVYAPFYRTLPLPEARSVTTVALFCVSLWILCVLTRPLSPWRWGLLGGVAGAFVLVCVFPFASAFFEMYLAWDAPLAWGIAVGAVGAAGIELFYRFARRRGFVFDRL